One Halarcobacter ebronensis genomic window carries:
- a CDS encoding sodium:solute symporter family protein, with protein sequence MGIVENIIIILYLAFVGYLGFLGYKQTKNTTDYLVAGRDTHPFIMALSYGATFISTAAIVGFGGVAAWLGNSLLWLTFFNIFVGIFIAFVFLGNPTRKMGYRLNAHTFPELLAKRFDSKFIQLFAAIIILLFMPLYATAVLIGGTHFLTLYFNVDYHLALLVFSIIITAYVIAGGLKGVMLTDALQGTIMFVAMVILLYFTFDSLGGIKSAFEKLDIVWETTVSPILSQELSSFKPGSADFMMKLSTLWGFSGWNKMPTFLSPGWLFVITTITLGVGIGVLAQPQLVVRFMTVKSKQELNRAVLIGGVFIVAMTGIVFIVGSLTNAWYYEFNEGKNALQSAGTIGKVIPHFINTAMPKWFSFIFLFALISAAMSTLSSQFHTMGTAVGRDLIEQIKGGGNSVMITRVGIILMIVLSVALAYVFDNQPAIIARSTAIFFALCAAIFLPSFIGGLFWKRMTKAGAISSMLVGFFVSSFWLLFVHFKEAKELGISKAIFGVDSLLGGKIIFVDALVISLPLSILTAIIVSLLTKPMSQEHLKKCFD encoded by the coding sequence ATGGGAATAGTTGAAAACATTATAATTATTCTCTATTTAGCTTTTGTTGGTTATTTAGGCTTTTTAGGGTACAAACAGACTAAAAATACTACTGATTATTTAGTCGCTGGAAGGGATACTCACCCTTTTATTATGGCATTGTCATATGGAGCAACATTTATTTCAACTGCGGCAATTGTAGGTTTTGGTGGAGTTGCTGCTTGGCTTGGTAATTCACTTCTTTGGCTTACTTTTTTTAATATTTTTGTTGGTATTTTTATAGCTTTTGTTTTTTTGGGAAATCCAACTAGAAAAATGGGTTATAGATTAAATGCTCACACTTTTCCAGAGCTTTTGGCAAAAAGGTTTGATTCTAAATTTATACAACTATTTGCAGCTATAATTATCCTTCTGTTTATGCCTTTGTATGCGACAGCTGTTTTGATTGGAGGAACTCATTTTTTAACACTTTACTTTAATGTGGATTATCATTTGGCTCTTTTAGTTTTCTCTATAATTATTACAGCTTATGTAATTGCTGGAGGTTTAAAAGGTGTTATGTTAACAGACGCTTTGCAAGGAACTATTATGTTTGTTGCAATGGTTATTTTGCTCTATTTTACTTTTGACTCATTAGGTGGAATAAAAAGTGCTTTTGAAAAACTAGATATTGTATGGGAAACTACAGTTTCTCCTATTCTTTCACAAGAGTTGAGTAGTTTTAAACCAGGAAGTGCTGATTTTATGATGAAGCTTTCAACTCTTTGGGGTTTTAGTGGCTGGAATAAAATGCCAACTTTTTTAAGTCCTGGTTGGCTCTTTGTAATTACTACAATTACTTTAGGTGTTGGAATAGGAGTGTTAGCTCAACCTCAATTAGTTGTTAGATTTATGACTGTTAAATCAAAACAGGAGTTAAATAGAGCTGTTTTAATTGGTGGAGTATTTATTGTTGCAATGACAGGAATTGTTTTTATTGTAGGCTCTTTAACAAACGCATGGTATTATGAGTTTAATGAAGGAAAAAATGCCCTACAAAGTGCAGGAACTATTGGAAAAGTAATACCCCATTTTATCAATACTGCAATGCCAAAATGGTTCTCTTTTATTTTTTTATTTGCTCTTATTAGTGCAGCAATGTCAACTCTATCTTCTCAATTTCATACTATGGGAACTGCTGTTGGAAGAGATTTAATTGAGCAGATAAAAGGTGGAGGTAACTCTGTTATGATTACAAGAGTTGGAATAATTCTGATGATAGTTCTCTCTGTAGCCTTAGCTTATGTTTTTGATAATCAACCAGCAATTATTGCAAGAAGTACAGCAATCTTTTTTGCTTTGTGTGCAGCTATTTTTCTACCCTCATTTATTGGTGGACTTTTTTGGAAAAGAATGACAAAAGCAGGTGCAATTTCATCAATGCTAGTTGGTTTTTTTGTTTCATCTTTTTGGCTTCTTTTTGTTCACTTTAAAGAGGCAAAAGAGTTGGGAATCTCTAAAGCTATTTTTGGAGTAGATTCTTTACTTGGTGGCAAAATAATCTTTGTAGATGCTTTAGTTATCTCTTTGCCTCTATCAATTTTAACAGCAATAATCGTTTCATTGCTAACAAAACCAATGTCACAAGAGCACCTAAAAAAGTGTTTTGATTAA
- a CDS encoding c-type cytochrome, with product MKKIVLTATLIASVFSFANANPLYTKCIACHGVNGEKVALGKSKIIKDLSKADFIAAMKGYQDGSFGGPMKAVMAPQAKGLSEADIQAIADYIIK from the coding sequence ATGAAAAAAATAGTATTAACAGCTACGCTTATAGCATCAGTTTTTAGTTTTGCAAATGCAAATCCATTATACACAAAATGTATTGCATGTCATGGAGTAAATGGAGAAAAAGTAGCTTTAGGAAAATCAAAAATAATCAAAGATTTATCTAAAGCAGATTTTATTGCAGCAATGAAAGGTTATCAAGATGGAAGTTTTGGTGGACCAATGAAAGCAGTAATGGCTCCACAAGCAAAAGGTCTATCTGAAGCAGATATTCAAGCAATAGCTGACTATATAATTAAATAA
- a CDS encoding uracil-DNA glycosylase — protein MEQRIVCQKCKHYFVTWEPSRPHGCRAYGFKSKQIPSAVVKKSSGADCSFFEIKSGS, from the coding sequence ATGGAACAAAGGATTGTTTGTCAAAAGTGTAAACACTATTTTGTTACTTGGGAGCCATCAAGACCTCATGGCTGTAGAGCATATGGGTTTAAATCAAAACAGATACCTTCTGCAGTTGTTAAAAAGAGTAGTGGTGCAGATTGCTCTTTTTTTGAGATAAAGAGTGGCAGTTAA
- the dnaJ gene encoding molecular chaperone DnaJ produces the protein MTEIDYYELLEVTKSCDKSEIKKAYRKMAMKFHPDKNPGDREAEEKFKAINEAYQVLSDDEKRALYDRYGKAGLEGHGQGGGFSGGFDDLGSIFEEMFGGGFGGFGQSKRERKTYNYNLDIAVELTVEFNEAVFGSKKEINYTFKDACSDCKGTGAKDGKLSTCSYCKGQGQIHMRQGFMTFAQTCPHCNGSGQAVADKCNTCSGLGYKEKKEKFEVNIPEGVNDGNRIRVSNRGNIAPNGQRGDLYLQIKVKEDSHFIRHGDDIYLEVPIFFTQVALGANIKIPGLKGELQLKIPSGTKDKEQFKFEGEGVKSVQGFGKGDLIVQIKITYPKKINNEQKELLEKLQESFGLESKPHESNFENMFDKVKGWFK, from the coding sequence TTGACTGAGATAGATTATTATGAATTATTGGAAGTTACTAAAAGTTGTGATAAAAGTGAAATAAAAAAAGCTTACAGAAAAATGGCTATGAAGTTTCACCCTGATAAAAATCCAGGAGATAGAGAGGCTGAAGAGAAGTTTAAAGCCATAAATGAAGCTTATCAAGTGTTAAGTGACGATGAAAAAAGAGCGCTTTATGACAGATATGGAAAAGCTGGACTTGAAGGACATGGTCAAGGTGGAGGTTTTTCTGGTGGTTTTGATGACTTAGGTTCAATTTTTGAAGAGATGTTTGGGGGAGGCTTTGGAGGCTTTGGTCAAAGTAAAAGAGAGAGAAAAACATATAACTACAACTTAGATATTGCTGTTGAATTAACAGTTGAGTTTAATGAAGCTGTATTTGGTTCAAAAAAAGAGATAAACTATACTTTTAAAGATGCTTGTTCTGATTGTAAAGGAACAGGTGCGAAAGATGGTAAACTAAGTACTTGTTCTTATTGTAAAGGGCAAGGACAAATCCATATGAGACAAGGTTTTATGACTTTTGCTCAAACTTGTCCACACTGTAATGGTTCAGGTCAAGCAGTTGCAGATAAATGTAACACTTGTAGTGGTTTAGGATATAAAGAGAAAAAAGAGAAGTTTGAAGTTAATATTCCTGAAGGTGTAAATGATGGAAATAGAATCAGAGTTTCAAATAGAGGGAATATTGCACCAAATGGACAAAGAGGTGATTTATATCTTCAAATCAAAGTTAAAGAGGATAGTCATTTTATAAGACATGGGGATGATATCTATTTGGAAGTTCCTATCTTCTTTACTCAAGTAGCCCTTGGAGCAAATATTAAAATTCCTGGTTTAAAAGGTGAACTTCAACTTAAAATTCCATCTGGGACAAAAGATAAAGAGCAGTTCAAATTTGAGGGAGAAGGTGTAAAATCTGTACAAGGTTTTGGAAAAGGTGATCTAATTGTACAGATAAAAATAACTTATCCTAAAAAGATAAACAATGAACAAAAAGAGCTTTTAGAAAAACTACAAGAGAGTTTTGGTTTGGAAAGCAAACCCCATGAATCAAACTTTGAAAATATGTTTGACAAAGTTAAAGGCTGGTTTAAATAA
- a CDS encoding TsoY family (seleno)protein codes for MELREKFNPMCFLAPLGAGGLSVSFFMYLMFLVPHADVPMATFNHIFPELIKGGWLSFVIAFALVFIIAFAYLHFKLLILMTKQFNVYKKSAVYNKLIGTNSEITLMTIPLTFAMTINVCFVLGAVFVPNLWSVVEYMFPFALIGFALTGYYALKIIFNYFSRLLISGDFDFTKNNNLSQMISIFSLSMVAVGFAAPGAMSHNLTINTIGIFGALFFSSFAALLLIIKITMGFKNMFEKGISVEASPSLWIIIPILTLLGIMMIRISFGLDHNFNSNMSKSSLFTLTSVIVSLQIIFGLLGYKVMKLNGYFEKYIEDSKTNSTVSFALICPGVAFMVFGMFFINFGLVFNSVVDKYSLVYFILMIPFVFIQFKTVIYFFKLKNKFSL; via the coding sequence ATGGAATTAAGAGAGAAATTCAACCCCATGTGTTTTCTTGCACCACTAGGAGCAGGAGGGCTTTCTGTGTCATTTTTTATGTATTTAATGTTTCTTGTACCACATGCAGATGTACCAATGGCAACATTTAATCATATATTTCCTGAGCTTATAAAAGGAGGTTGGTTATCATTTGTAATTGCCTTTGCATTGGTTTTTATTATTGCCTTTGCATATTTGCATTTTAAACTGTTAATATTAATGACAAAACAGTTTAATGTGTACAAAAAGAGTGCTGTATATAATAAGCTTATAGGAACAAATTCAGAGATTACTTTGATGACTATTCCTCTTACTTTTGCAATGACAATTAATGTTTGTTTTGTTTTAGGAGCAGTATTTGTGCCAAATCTTTGGAGTGTTGTAGAGTATATGTTTCCTTTTGCATTAATTGGTTTTGCACTAACAGGATATTATGCTCTTAAAATTATCTTTAACTATTTTTCAAGACTATTAATAAGTGGAGATTTTGATTTTACAAAAAACAATAACTTATCTCAAATGATCTCTATTTTCTCATTATCTATGGTTGCGGTTGGTTTTGCAGCACCAGGAGCAATGAGTCACAATCTAACAATAAATACAATTGGAATTTTTGGTGCCCTATTCTTCTCATCATTTGCAGCGCTGCTGTTGATTATAAAAATTACAATGGGTTTTAAAAATATGTTTGAAAAAGGTATTTCAGTTGAAGCATCACCTTCACTTTGGATTATTATTCCTATTTTAACTCTTTTAGGTATTATGATGATTAGAATCTCTTTTGGACTTGATCACAATTTTAACTCAAATATGAGCAAATCGTCACTATTTACCCTAACTTCAGTAATTGTTTCACTTCAAATAATTTTTGGACTTTTAGGTTACAAAGTTATGAAATTAAATGGATATTTTGAAAAATATATTGAAGATTCAAAAACAAACTCAACAGTATCTTTTGCTCTAATTTGTCCTGGAGTTGCTTTTATGGTGTTTGGAATGTTTTTTATCAATTTTGGATTGGTATTTAACAGTGTAGTTGATAAGTATTCGTTAGTATATTTTATACTTATGATACCATTTGTATTTATTCAATTTAAAACTGTAATTTACTTCTTTAAATTGAAAAATAAATTTTCTCTTTAA
- a CDS encoding GGDEF domain-containing protein, giving the protein MYKISVNKETFKDILSKKITMLEKETSLYWKKELLQPIIEKDRIKYTIKQLEKIAITNGLGDDKPQIIIECKKIDYSFKSDIFEFHLGKIYEQKNTDMEEDFKDDLIIQLMREKAQLEDKMNRDHLTDVYNRRKMEADLSMFINQNNANSLCAIFIDADRFKGINDNFGHDAGDKVLVLLGNKLKKHAKLLNGEVYRYGGEEFIILCFIKKDELLEKLNALREDIKSQRIYHPKRDIAVTVSMGISFYNECNYNKEEMIRRADKGVYKAKDNGRDRIEFG; this is encoded by the coding sequence ATGTATAAAATTTCCGTAAATAAAGAGACTTTTAAAGATATCTTATCAAAAAAAATAACAATGTTAGAAAAAGAGACCTCTTTGTATTGGAAAAAAGAGTTACTTCAACCAATAATAGAGAAAGATAGAATTAAATACACAATTAAACAGTTAGAAAAAATTGCAATTACAAATGGTTTGGGTGATGATAAACCTCAGATTATTATTGAGTGTAAAAAAATCGATTACTCTTTCAAAAGTGATATTTTTGAGTTTCATCTTGGAAAAATATATGAACAAAAAAATACTGATATGGAAGAGGATTTCAAAGATGATCTGATAATTCAACTTATGCGAGAAAAAGCTCAACTTGAAGATAAGATGAATCGAGACCATTTAACAGACGTTTATAATAGAAGAAAAATGGAAGCTGATTTAAGTATGTTTATTAATCAAAACAATGCAAATAGTTTGTGTGCAATTTTTATTGATGCAGATAGATTTAAAGGGATTAATGATAACTTTGGGCATGATGCGGGAGATAAAGTCTTAGTTCTACTTGGAAATAAACTTAAAAAACATGCAAAACTTCTAAATGGAGAAGTTTACAGATATGGTGGAGAAGAGTTTATTATTCTTTGTTTTATCAAAAAAGATGAGCTTTTAGAAAAGTTAAATGCTTTAAGAGAAGATATCAAATCACAAAGAATTTATCATCCTAAAAGAGATATTGCTGTTACTGTTAGTATGGGGATCTCTTTTTACAATGAGTGCAATTATAATAAAGAAGAGATGATAAGACGGGCTGATAAAGGAGTTTATAAAGCCAAAGATAATGGCCGAGATAGAATAGAGTTTGGATAA
- a CDS encoding acyl-CoA thioesterase, with protein sequence MLYNSQRMVMYPHLNAAGILFGGQAISWIDEEVIIFAAQLLDTQRLATVKMSEVYFKNPANIGDIVVIGTELIKTGQTSITVRCEIKNKTTDKIIVSVDEIVVVALDFNKRPTKHILANRDKIFPKT encoded by the coding sequence TTGCTATATAATTCACAAAGAATGGTAATGTATCCACATCTAAATGCTGCTGGGATACTTTTTGGTGGGCAAGCAATCTCTTGGATTGATGAAGAGGTAATTATTTTTGCAGCACAACTTTTAGATACTCAAAGATTAGCAACTGTAAAAATGAGTGAAGTTTACTTTAAAAATCCTGCAAATATTGGAGATATTGTTGTTATTGGTACAGAACTAATAAAAACAGGTCAAACTTCAATCACAGTTAGATGTGAAATCAAAAATAAAACAACCGATAAAATAATTGTCTCTGTTGATGAAATAGTTGTTGTTGCACTTGATTTTAATAAAAGACCAACAAAACATATACTTGCAAATAGAGATAAAATATTTCCTAAGACTTAA
- a CDS encoding dUTP diphosphatase has protein sequence MLYKELKESIKSLGFLSIEDFVHYIGVTPSDILEWEEKDEIPYTISLIIHLLKGDKKLPTSRALDELVEECLPLAQLLEEASSFPHKLEEMFLLQKELNDSTNGKNWELGVNKHGKEINWLRCIHMEVAELIDSTPWKHWKSIHSEPDMNNIHVELVDIWHFLMSYILQETNVPKAVSLVNTHCIYEALEDIDVKLMVKEAEKLSYISLAIETGNMPTFSGVERFIDQFFRCCKISGLSFNWLQKLYIGKNCLNKFRQDHGYKEGTYIKVWNGDEDNVVMVSILEKMENVSFEELYRKLEMSYPA, from the coding sequence TTGTTATATAAAGAGTTAAAAGAGAGTATTAAATCATTAGGGTTTTTATCTATTGAAGATTTTGTTCACTATATTGGAGTAACCCCGTCTGATATTTTAGAGTGGGAAGAGAAAGATGAAATTCCGTATACAATCTCGTTAATTATACATCTATTAAAAGGTGATAAAAAATTACCAACAAGTAGAGCTTTGGATGAGTTAGTTGAAGAGTGTTTGCCTTTGGCACAACTATTAGAAGAGGCTTCATCTTTTCCCCACAAATTAGAAGAGATGTTTTTATTACAAAAAGAGTTAAATGATTCTACAAATGGTAAAAACTGGGAACTTGGAGTAAATAAACACGGAAAAGAGATTAACTGGTTAAGATGTATTCATATGGAAGTTGCAGAGCTTATTGATTCAACACCATGGAAACACTGGAAAAGTATTCACTCAGAGCCAGATATGAATAATATTCATGTTGAACTTGTTGATATTTGGCACTTTTTAATGTCATATATTTTACAAGAGACAAATGTTCCAAAAGCAGTTTCTTTAGTAAATACACATTGTATTTATGAAGCGCTAGAAGATATTGATGTTAAACTTATGGTTAAAGAGGCTGAAAAACTTTCATATATCTCTTTAGCAATTGAAACTGGAAATATGCCAACATTTAGTGGAGTTGAGAGATTTATTGATCAATTCTTTAGATGTTGTAAAATTTCAGGTTTATCATTTAACTGGCTTCAAAAACTTTATATAGGAAAAAACTGTTTAAATAAATTTAGACAAGATCATGGATATAAAGAGGGAACTTATATAAAAGTTTGGAATGGAGATGAAGATAACGTTGTAATGGTCTCTATTTTAGAAAAAATGGAAAATGTAAGTTTTGAAGAGTTATATAGAAAACTTGAAATGAGTTATCCTGCATAA
- a CDS encoding glutamate mutase L: MSEINEKLLIDVGSTYFKVCSAHGVEQHFRDFNKDIFDDLTYKCGDTIHNYKKEDIFICSSANGGLSTLIIGLTNSFSIKYATNIAFNSGINIIDTVLYKDIENSSIPSDLIDVIIVVGGINSVENIFDEKLFEYLKKIKYSNIVYVGSQNSSDYLKKNIENLVVLPNIIDDRLHVNEEDLKEYLTNLYQADIMGKEDIKHLYEITDNQIYSTPYIVNKTLPMVGTKFAVANPYILIDIGGATTDIHYSKDLVDENIVTENEYDRLVFKKLGVFKSRESLIFTAKNNEFVYELLAYLKVTEHIFEEKNEKATRILMQLAIFLVLCKVSHFRKAYINLKLLALNSIVLTGGITKVLKKEEIEAIVSFFYKKILNSKHNPSVVMDLNYDIWTLGMNK, translated from the coding sequence ATGAGCGAAATAAATGAAAAACTATTAATTGATGTGGGAAGTACATACTTTAAAGTTTGTAGTGCCCATGGTGTTGAACAACACTTTAGAGATTTTAATAAAGATATTTTTGATGACTTAACTTATAAGTGTGGAGATACAATTCATAACTATAAAAAAGAGGATATTTTTATTTGCTCATCTGCAAATGGTGGACTAAGCACATTAATAATTGGGCTTACAAACTCTTTTTCAATAAAATATGCAACAAATATAGCTTTTAACTCAGGAATTAATATTATTGATACTGTTTTATATAAAGATATAGAAAATAGCTCTATTCCTAGTGATTTAATAGATGTAATTATAGTTGTTGGTGGAATAAATAGTGTAGAAAATATTTTTGATGAAAAACTATTTGAATATCTAAAAAAGATAAAATATTCAAATATTGTTTATGTGGGAAGCCAAAATAGTTCTGATTATTTGAAAAAGAATATTGAAAACCTAGTTGTTTTACCAAATATTATTGATGATAGACTTCATGTAAATGAAGAGGATTTAAAAGAGTATTTAACTAATCTTTATCAAGCAGATATTATGGGTAAAGAGGATATTAAACATCTTTATGAGATTACAGATAATCAAATCTACTCTACTCCATATATTGTAAATAAAACACTTCCTATGGTTGGAACTAAATTTGCTGTTGCAAACCCATATATTTTGATAGATATTGGTGGAGCAACTACTGATATTCACTACTCAAAAGATTTAGTTGATGAAAATATTGTAACCGAAAATGAGTATGACAGACTTGTATTTAAAAAACTTGGTGTTTTTAAATCAAGGGAATCTTTGATTTTTACAGCAAAAAACAATGAGTTTGTATATGAACTTTTAGCATATTTAAAAGTAACTGAACATATTTTTGAAGAGAAAAACGAAAAGGCTACAAGAATTTTAATGCAACTTGCAATTTTTCTTGTACTTTGTAAAGTTTCTCATTTTAGAAAAGCCTATATAAATCTAAAACTATTAGCTTTAAACTCTATTGTATTAACTGGTGGTATTACAAAAGTACTAAAAAAAGAGGAGATAGAGGCAATTGTTTCATTCTTCTATAAAAAAATACTAAACTCTAAACACAATCCGAGTGTTGTTATGGATTTAAACTATGACATTTGGACTTTGGGAATGAATAAATAA
- a CDS encoding AMP-binding protein, with amino-acid sequence MSINCIRTLIEEANVTHADKIAIKHDDKTITYGDLLKKVNQVAYYLKELDLPKGSRIGIYSKKGIDQVIAILAILSTDYVLVPLTRLLKAEQVEYIIEDCNIRCIITDRLKLESIEEISFDGHIISYETTHKDIPSFEEIFKYYNKPYSCQVNGHDNAVITYSFGLTGKPKGIVISHRNLIDSARVVSQYLNLEESDVLSGVLIFNLDYGLNQIFCSLYKRATLALHRFILAGDFFNHLINDNVTVIALMPVTITSMFDEAEHKLPSAELLANVKTITSSGGNVTPKMVKNVQKYFPNVNFYSMHGLTEAFRSTYLDPSQINIRPESIGKAIPDVELYVINQEGKECKPREVGELIHRGGYIYKGFWNAPIETAQRYKSIQILKDVINIEGQLRDEIVVATGDYVYKDEEGYFYFVSRRDDMIKTRGFRVSPYEIESVVKKSLPTVDQCAIFSIPNAEIEEEIVMVYSSRSEIPPKEITFELKKHLASYMIPSRIVYKKSLPLVPSDRNKINKEELKNELLDSIN; translated from the coding sequence ATGTCTATTAACTGTATTAGAACACTAATTGAAGAAGCAAATGTTACCCATGCAGATAAAATTGCAATAAAACATGATGATAAAACTATTACATATGGCGACCTACTTAAAAAAGTAAACCAAGTAGCCTATTATTTAAAAGAGTTAGATTTGCCAAAAGGGAGTAGAATTGGAATCTACTCTAAAAAAGGAATTGACCAAGTAATTGCAATTTTAGCTATTCTTTCAACAGATTATGTTCTTGTTCCACTAACAAGACTTCTTAAAGCAGAACAAGTTGAATATATTATAGAAGATTGTAATATAAGATGTATTATCACTGATAGATTAAAACTTGAATCAATTGAAGAGATTAGCTTTGATGGTCATATTATCTCTTATGAAACAACACATAAAGATATTCCCTCTTTTGAAGAGATTTTTAAATATTATAACAAACCTTACTCTTGCCAGGTAAACGGACATGATAATGCAGTAATTACATACTCATTTGGATTAACAGGAAAACCAAAAGGTATTGTTATTTCACATAGAAATCTAATTGATAGCGCAAGGGTTGTATCACAATATCTAAACCTTGAAGAGAGTGATGTTCTTTCAGGAGTACTTATCTTTAATCTTGATTATGGATTAAATCAAATTTTTTGTTCTTTATATAAAAGAGCAACTTTAGCTCTTCATAGATTTATTCTTGCTGGAGATTTTTTTAATCATCTAATAAATGACAATGTAACTGTAATTGCATTAATGCCAGTAACTATAACATCAATGTTTGATGAAGCAGAACATAAACTTCCAAGTGCAGAACTTCTTGCAAATGTAAAAACAATTACCTCTTCAGGGGGAAATGTAACACCTAAAATGGTAAAAAATGTTCAAAAATATTTTCCAAATGTAAATTTCTATTCAATGCATGGTTTAACTGAAGCTTTTAGATCAACATATTTAGACCCAAGTCAAATAAATATAAGACCAGAGTCTATTGGTAAAGCTATTCCAGATGTGGAACTATATGTAATAAATCAAGAAGGGAAAGAGTGTAAACCAAGAGAAGTTGGAGAACTAATTCACAGAGGTGGATATATCTACAAAGGTTTTTGGAATGCTCCAATTGAGACAGCACAAAGATATAAATCAATTCAAATTCTAAAAGATGTAATTAATATTGAGGGACAACTAAGGGATGAGATTGTTGTTGCAACGGGTGATTATGTATATAAAGATGAAGAGGGTTATTTCTATTTTGTATCAAGACGAGATGATATGATAAAAACAAGAGGATTTAGAGTAAGTCCTTATGAGATAGAATCAGTTGTAAAAAAATCGTTACCAACAGTTGATCAATGTGCAATCTTTTCTATTCCAAATGCAGAGATTGAAGAAGAGATTGTAATGGTTTATAGCTCAAGAAGTGAAATTCCACCAAAAGAGATAACTTTTGAACTTAAAAAACATTTAGCTTCATATATGATCCCATCAAGAATCGTATATAAAAAATCACTTCCTCTAGTTCCAAGTGACAGAAATAAAATTAACAAAGAAGAACTAAAAAACGAACTTCTTGACTCTATAAACTAA
- the recR gene encoding recombination mediator RecR, whose protein sequence is MKKGLEKFYDLVDAFESLPTIGRKSALRLAYHIIMNDNYTGIKISHSIENALKHIKRCTKCGSMSEHEICEVCLDERRQRDKMCIVQSAKDIFIIEESKQFEGLYFVIEELEGDSINRLLSFVNEYKVKEVLFAITPSLSNEAFILYIEDKLKDKEITFTKIAQGVPTGVSLENVDILSLAKAIQSKVNI, encoded by the coding sequence ATGAAAAAAGGATTAGAAAAATTTTATGATTTAGTTGATGCATTTGAAAGCCTGCCTACAATTGGTAGAAAATCTGCATTAAGACTTGCTTATCATATTATTATGAATGATAACTATACTGGAATAAAAATATCACATAGCATTGAAAATGCACTTAAACATATTAAAAGATGCACAAAATGTGGCTCAATGAGTGAACATGAAATCTGTGAAGTCTGTTTGGATGAGAGAAGACAAAGGGACAAAATGTGTATAGTTCAAAGTGCAAAAGATATTTTTATAATAGAGGAGTCTAAGCAGTTTGAAGGTCTATATTTTGTTATTGAAGAGCTTGAAGGTGATTCAATAAATAGACTTTTATCTTTTGTAAATGAATATAAAGTAAAAGAGGTTCTTTTTGCTATAACTCCATCTTTATCAAATGAGGCTTTTATACTCTATATTGAGGACAAACTAAAAGACAAAGAGATAACTTTTACAAAAATTGCTCAAGGTGTTCCAACAGGCGTTAGTTTGGAAAATGTAGATATTTTATCATTAGCAAAAGCTATACAAAGTAAAGTAAATATATAG